In one window of Ovis aries strain OAR_USU_Benz2616 breed Rambouillet chromosome 5, ARS-UI_Ramb_v3.0, whole genome shotgun sequence DNA:
- the RGS14 gene encoding regulator of G-protein signaling 14 isoform X1, producing the protein MEGKYLRWDWASGWGRPQGSPVPVHPPAELSSTTGPQGQGEGRGSSLSIHSLPSGPSSPFPTEEQPVASWGLSFERLLQDPLGLAYFTEFLKKEFSAENVTFWKACERFQKIPASDTQQLAQEARNIYQEFLSSQALSPVNIDRQAWLGEEVLAEPRPDMFRAQQLQIFNLMKFDSYARFVKSPLYRECLLAEAEGRPLREPGSWRPGSPDTTRKKPKLKAGKSLPLGVEELGQLPPAEGRPLRKSFRRELAGGAANSALRRESQGSLNSSASLDLGYLAFASSKSESHRKSLGSSEGENESRPGKYCCVYLPDGTASLALARPGLTIRDMLAGICEKRGLSLPDIKVYLVGNEQKALVLDQDCTVLADQEVRLENRITLELEVSALERLVRISAKPTKRLQEALQPILTKHGLSPQQVALRLPGEKQPLDLEKLVSSVASQRLVLDTLPGVKIPEAGDIPPCHSQGGPPRIQDKATNLPPSSLNSLAQVPSSVTGKRQTCDIEGLVELLNRVQSCGAHDQRGLLRKEDLVLPEFLQLPAQGPNSQQPPPQVESAAQPKGSASDSAL; encoded by the exons ATGGAG GGAAAGTACCTGAGATGGGATTGGGCCAGCGGCTGGGGAAGGCCGCAAGGCTCACCTGTACCTGTCCATCCCCCTGCAGAGCTGAGCAGCACGACTGGGCCCCAGGGCCAGGGCGAGGGCCGAGGCAGCTCCCTCAGCATCCACAGCCTCCCCAGTGGCCCCAGCAGCCCCTTCCCTACCGAGGAGCAGCCTGTGGCCAGCTGGGGCCTGTCCTTCGAGCGGCTGCTACAGGACCCACTGggcctggcttacttcact gAGTTCCTGAAGAAGGAGTTCAGTGCTGAGAATGTGACTTTCTGGAAGGCCTGCGAGCGCTTCCAGAAAATCCCGGCCAGCGACACCCAGCAG TTAGCTCAGGAGGCCCGTAACATCTACCAAGAGTTCCTGTCCAGCCAGGCGCTCAGCCCCGTGAACATCGACCGGCAGGCCTGGCTCGGCGAGGAAGTGCTGGCAGAGCCGCGACCGGACATGTTCCGGGCCCAGCAGCTTCAG ATCTTCAACTTGATGAAGTTCGACAGCTATGCTCGCTTCGTCAAATCCCCTCTGTACCGCGAGTGCCTCCTGGCGGAGGCCGAGGGTCGCCCCCTGCGGGAACCTGGCTCCTGGCGCCCTGGCAGCCCCGACACCACGAGAAAG AAGCCGAAGCTGAAGGCCGGGAAGTCGCTGCCGCTGGGCGTGGAGGAGCTGGGGCAGCTGCCACCTGCTGAGGGCCGCCCGCTCCGCAAGTCCTTCCGCAGGG AACTAGCCGGCGGGGCGGCCAACTCAGCCTTGCGCCGTGAGTCCCAGGGATCACTCAACTCCTCAGCCAGTCTGGACCTGGGCTACCTTGCCTTTGCCAGCAGCAAATCTGAG AGCCACCGGAAGAGCCTTGGGAGCTCAGAAGGTGAGAATGAAAGCCGACCAGGGAAGTACTGCTGCGTATACTTGCCTGATGGCACAGCCTCCTTGGCCCTGGCCCGACCCGGCCTCACCATCCGTGACATGCTGGCAGGCATCTGTGAAAAACGAGGCCTCTCTCTACCTGACATCAAGGTCTACCTGGTGGGCAATGAGCAG AAGGCCCTAGTCCTGGATCAGGACTGCACCGTGCTGGCAGACCAGGAAGTGCGGCTGGAGAACAGAATCACCCTCGA GCTCGAGGTGTCGGCGCTGGAGCGCCTGGTGCGGATCTCGGCCAAGCCCACCAAGCGGCTGCAGGAGGCGCTGCAGCCCATCCTCACAAAGCACGGCCTGAGCCCGCAGCAGGTGGCGTTACGCCTG CCAGGCGAGAAGCAGCCGCTGGATCTGGAGAAACTAGTGAGTTCGGTGGCCTCCCAGAGGTTGGTTTTGGACACTCTCCCAG GTGTGAAGATCCCTGAGGCTGGCGACATACCCCCCTGCCACAGCCAG GGTGGACCGCCTAGAATCCAGGACAAGGCCACCAACCTCCCTCCATCGTCCCTGAACTCGCTGGCCCAAGTGCCCAGTAGTGTCACTGGAAAGCGGCAGACCTGTGACATTGAAG GCCTGGTGGAGCTGCTGAACCGAGTGCAGAGCTGTGGAGCCCATGACCAGAGGGGCCTTCTGCGCAAAGAGGACCTAGTGCTTCCAGAATTTCTGCAGCTGCCTGCCCAAGGACCCAACTCCCAGCAGCCTCCACCACAAGTGGAATCAGCAGCCCAGCCCAAGGGGAGCGCCTCGGACTCTGCCCTCTGA
- the RGS14 gene encoding regulator of G-protein signaling 14 isoform X2: MPGKPKHLGVPNGRMVLAVSDGELSSTTGPQGQGEGRGSSLSIHSLPSGPSSPFPTEEQPVASWGLSFERLLQDPLGLAYFTEFLKKEFSAENVTFWKACERFQKIPASDTQQLAQEARNIYQEFLSSQALSPVNIDRQAWLGEEVLAEPRPDMFRAQQLQIFNLMKFDSYARFVKSPLYRECLLAEAEGRPLREPGSWRPGSPDTTRKKPKLKAGKSLPLGVEELGQLPPAEGRPLRKSFRRELAGGAANSALRRESQGSLNSSASLDLGYLAFASSKSESHRKSLGSSEGENESRPGKYCCVYLPDGTASLALARPGLTIRDMLAGICEKRGLSLPDIKVYLVGNEQKALVLDQDCTVLADQEVRLENRITLELEVSALERLVRISAKPTKRLQEALQPILTKHGLSPQQVALRLPGEKQPLDLEKLVSSVASQRLVLDTLPGVKIPEAGDIPPCHSQGGPPRIQDKATNLPPSSLNSLAQVPSSVTGKRQTCDIEGLVELLNRVQSCGAHDQRGLLRKEDLVLPEFLQLPAQGPNSQQPPPQVESAAQPKGSASDSAL, from the exons atgccagggaagcccaagcacctGGGTGTCCCCAACGGACGCATG GTTCTGGCTGTCTCTGATGGAG AGCTGAGCAGCACGACTGGGCCCCAGGGCCAGGGCGAGGGCCGAGGCAGCTCCCTCAGCATCCACAGCCTCCCCAGTGGCCCCAGCAGCCCCTTCCCTACCGAGGAGCAGCCTGTGGCCAGCTGGGGCCTGTCCTTCGAGCGGCTGCTACAGGACCCACTGggcctggcttacttcact gAGTTCCTGAAGAAGGAGTTCAGTGCTGAGAATGTGACTTTCTGGAAGGCCTGCGAGCGCTTCCAGAAAATCCCGGCCAGCGACACCCAGCAG TTAGCTCAGGAGGCCCGTAACATCTACCAAGAGTTCCTGTCCAGCCAGGCGCTCAGCCCCGTGAACATCGACCGGCAGGCCTGGCTCGGCGAGGAAGTGCTGGCAGAGCCGCGACCGGACATGTTCCGGGCCCAGCAGCTTCAG ATCTTCAACTTGATGAAGTTCGACAGCTATGCTCGCTTCGTCAAATCCCCTCTGTACCGCGAGTGCCTCCTGGCGGAGGCCGAGGGTCGCCCCCTGCGGGAACCTGGCTCCTGGCGCCCTGGCAGCCCCGACACCACGAGAAAG AAGCCGAAGCTGAAGGCCGGGAAGTCGCTGCCGCTGGGCGTGGAGGAGCTGGGGCAGCTGCCACCTGCTGAGGGCCGCCCGCTCCGCAAGTCCTTCCGCAGGG AACTAGCCGGCGGGGCGGCCAACTCAGCCTTGCGCCGTGAGTCCCAGGGATCACTCAACTCCTCAGCCAGTCTGGACCTGGGCTACCTTGCCTTTGCCAGCAGCAAATCTGAG AGCCACCGGAAGAGCCTTGGGAGCTCAGAAGGTGAGAATGAAAGCCGACCAGGGAAGTACTGCTGCGTATACTTGCCTGATGGCACAGCCTCCTTGGCCCTGGCCCGACCCGGCCTCACCATCCGTGACATGCTGGCAGGCATCTGTGAAAAACGAGGCCTCTCTCTACCTGACATCAAGGTCTACCTGGTGGGCAATGAGCAG AAGGCCCTAGTCCTGGATCAGGACTGCACCGTGCTGGCAGACCAGGAAGTGCGGCTGGAGAACAGAATCACCCTCGA GCTCGAGGTGTCGGCGCTGGAGCGCCTGGTGCGGATCTCGGCCAAGCCCACCAAGCGGCTGCAGGAGGCGCTGCAGCCCATCCTCACAAAGCACGGCCTGAGCCCGCAGCAGGTGGCGTTACGCCTG CCAGGCGAGAAGCAGCCGCTGGATCTGGAGAAACTAGTGAGTTCGGTGGCCTCCCAGAGGTTGGTTTTGGACACTCTCCCAG GTGTGAAGATCCCTGAGGCTGGCGACATACCCCCCTGCCACAGCCAG GGTGGACCGCCTAGAATCCAGGACAAGGCCACCAACCTCCCTCCATCGTCCCTGAACTCGCTGGCCCAAGTGCCCAGTAGTGTCACTGGAAAGCGGCAGACCTGTGACATTGAAG GCCTGGTGGAGCTGCTGAACCGAGTGCAGAGCTGTGGAGCCCATGACCAGAGGGGCCTTCTGCGCAAAGAGGACCTAGTGCTTCCAGAATTTCTGCAGCTGCCTGCCCAAGGACCCAACTCCCAGCAGCCTCCACCACAAGTGGAATCAGCAGCCCAGCCCAAGGGGAGCGCCTCGGACTCTGCCCTCTGA